The Sporichthya brevicatena genome has a window encoding:
- a CDS encoding class F sortase codes for MRRFALPVALLAAVGLVVGVVVTRDDGGTQTVAAAPTPTPKPKCSTADGRFVPTGVTIPKVGKNINVMALPRDANGVPGTPPLTGGGKMAMAFDLGQGIRPGDSRGNALLNAHTYPDGSALGNKLLDGLREGDQIRVHGPKGYLCYEVTDRREVAAGVYKPYFAKKGKPQIAIVVCSGQRLGPGLWTKRTIWFASPVDAEPTSVVSAQAS; via the coding sequence GTGAGGCGCTTTGCGCTGCCGGTCGCGTTGCTGGCCGCAGTGGGGCTGGTCGTGGGCGTCGTCGTCACCCGCGACGACGGCGGAACCCAGACGGTCGCGGCCGCGCCCACCCCCACCCCGAAGCCGAAGTGCAGCACCGCGGACGGCCGGTTCGTCCCGACCGGGGTCACGATCCCCAAGGTCGGCAAGAACATCAACGTGATGGCGCTGCCGCGCGACGCGAACGGCGTTCCCGGCACCCCGCCGCTCACCGGCGGCGGGAAGATGGCCATGGCCTTCGACCTGGGGCAGGGCATCCGGCCCGGCGACTCCCGCGGCAACGCCCTGCTGAACGCCCACACCTACCCCGACGGCAGCGCGCTCGGGAACAAGCTCCTGGACGGCCTGCGGGAGGGCGACCAGATCCGCGTCCACGGGCCGAAGGGGTACCTCTGCTACGAGGTCACCGACCGGCGTGAGGTCGCGGCCGGCGTCTACAAGCCGTACTTCGCGAAGAAGGGCAAGCCCCAGATCGCGATCGTCGTCTGCTCCGGCCAGCGCCTCGGCCCGGGTCTGTGGACCAAGCGCACGATCTGGTTCGCCTCCCCGGTCGACGCCGAGCCGACCAGCGTGGTCTCGGCCCAGGCGTCCTGA
- the cobA gene encoding uroporphyrinogen-III C-methyltransferase: MTDESLPYPVGLRLSGRRVVVVGGGQVAARRVPALLDAHADVVVVSPEATPAIDALADHGRLRWERRPYEPSDLDGAWYALALTADPTVNAAVATDAEARRIFCVRADDATAATAWTAASGRYEGLTLAVLAGRNPRRAAAVRDNVLNALRDGSVDTTGVRERVAGVALVGAGPGDPDLITVRGRQLLAQADVVVADRLAPAALLAELGPHVEVIDASKIPYGRQMAQEAINDALVEHAKAGKFVVRLKGGDNYVFGRGFEEVQACAEAGIPCTVVPGITSSISVPAVAGIPVTHRGVAHEFTVISGHIGPDHADSLTDWAALGRMRGTLVILMGIDKLGAIAAALVQHGRDPGTPAAVIQEGTTSAQRTVRAPLSGIAAAVAEHGIRPPAIVVVGAVVALGDTLPPS; the protein is encoded by the coding sequence GTGACCGACGAGTCCCTGCCCTATCCGGTCGGCCTGCGCCTGTCCGGCCGCCGCGTCGTGGTCGTCGGCGGCGGCCAGGTCGCTGCCCGCCGGGTGCCCGCCCTCCTCGACGCGCACGCCGACGTCGTCGTGGTCTCGCCCGAGGCGACGCCGGCGATCGACGCCCTCGCCGACCACGGCCGCCTGCGCTGGGAGCGTCGGCCTTACGAGCCGTCAGATCTCGACGGGGCCTGGTACGCGCTCGCCCTCACCGCGGATCCGACCGTCAATGCCGCCGTCGCGACCGACGCGGAGGCGCGGCGCATCTTCTGCGTCCGGGCGGACGACGCGACCGCCGCCACCGCGTGGACCGCCGCCTCCGGTCGCTACGAGGGCCTCACCCTCGCGGTGCTGGCCGGCCGCAATCCGCGCCGCGCCGCAGCGGTGCGCGACAACGTCCTGAACGCCCTCCGCGACGGTTCCGTCGACACGACCGGGGTTCGCGAGCGCGTGGCCGGGGTCGCCCTCGTCGGTGCCGGGCCCGGTGATCCGGACCTGATCACGGTCCGGGGCCGGCAGCTGCTGGCTCAGGCCGACGTCGTCGTGGCCGACCGGCTCGCGCCGGCGGCTCTGCTCGCCGAGCTCGGGCCGCACGTGGAGGTGATCGACGCCTCGAAGATCCCCTACGGCCGCCAGATGGCGCAGGAGGCGATCAACGACGCCCTCGTCGAGCACGCGAAGGCCGGCAAGTTCGTCGTCCGCCTCAAGGGCGGCGACAACTACGTCTTCGGCCGTGGCTTCGAGGAGGTCCAGGCCTGCGCGGAGGCCGGGATCCCCTGCACCGTCGTGCCCGGCATCACCAGTTCGATCTCCGTGCCCGCGGTCGCCGGCATCCCGGTCACGCACCGCGGGGTCGCCCACGAGTTCACCGTGATCTCCGGCCACATCGGCCCCGACCACGCGGACTCCCTGACCGACTGGGCCGCCCTCGGGCGCATGCGCGGAACGCTCGTCATCCTCATGGGCATCGACAAGCTCGGCGCGATCGCGGCCGCTCTCGTGCAGCACGGCCGCGACCCCGGCACCCCGGCCGCGGTGATCCAGGAGGGCACCACCAGCGCTCAGCGCACCGTGCGTGCGCCGCTGAGCGGGATCGCTGCCGCTGTCGCGGAGCACGGCATCCGGCCGCCGGCGATCGTGGTCGTCGGTGCGGTCGTCGCGCTGGGCGACACCCTGCCCCCGTCGTGA
- a CDS encoding RNA methyltransferase, with product MPVEVGDPTDPRLADYARLTDVGHRVRREPAAGVFIAEGATVLERALDAGFTPRSLLLAPNRVEPAAALAARVAAAGAPVFVAGPDVLERLTGYHVHRGLLAAMDRRPLPTIAEVLAGARRVAVLEDITDHTNVGAAMRSAAAFGVDAVLVTPSCADPLYRRAIRTSMGACFTVPWTRLERWPEDIALLHDAGFVTAALTLGERAVPLDEFVARRPAAVALVLGSEGDGLRASTIAAAAVEVTIPMAGGIDSLNVAAAAAVAFYATR from the coding sequence ATCCCGGTCGAGGTCGGCGACCCGACGGACCCGCGCCTCGCCGACTACGCCCGACTCACCGACGTCGGGCACCGGGTCCGACGTGAGCCCGCCGCGGGCGTCTTCATCGCGGAGGGCGCCACGGTGCTCGAGCGGGCCCTCGACGCCGGGTTCACACCGCGATCGCTGCTGCTGGCGCCCAACCGGGTAGAGCCGGCGGCGGCGTTGGCCGCACGGGTCGCCGCGGCCGGCGCACCGGTCTTCGTCGCCGGGCCCGATGTGCTCGAACGTCTGACGGGGTATCACGTCCATCGGGGCCTGCTCGCGGCCATGGACCGCCGCCCGCTCCCGACCATCGCCGAGGTGCTGGCCGGCGCGCGTCGGGTCGCCGTGCTGGAGGACATCACCGACCACACGAACGTCGGGGCGGCGATGCGCAGTGCCGCCGCCTTCGGGGTCGACGCGGTGCTGGTCACGCCGAGCTGTGCCGATCCGCTGTACCGCCGTGCGATCCGCACCTCGATGGGCGCCTGCTTCACCGTGCCGTGGACCCGACTGGAGCGGTGGCCCGAGGACATCGCCCTGCTCCACGACGCCGGGTTCGTCACGGCCGCGCTGACCCTGGGGGAGCGGGCCGTCCCTCTTGACGAGTTCGTCGCGCGGCGTCCCGCCGCGGTGGCCCTCGTCCTGGGCTCCGAGGGCGACGGTCTGCGGGCCTCGACGATCGCCGCGGCGGCGGTCGAGGTGACGATCCCCATGGCCGGCGGCATCGACTCCCTCAACGTCGCAGCGGCCGCGGCGGTCGCGTTCTACGCGACGCGATAG
- a CDS encoding cobyrinate a,c-diamide synthase: protein MSPRLPVPGGPPRLVVAAPASGHGKTTVATGLIAALRARGLRVSPHKVGPDYIDPGYHALAAGRPARNLDAWMTSPEVIAPLFLHGAADADIAVVEGVMGLFDGVTGGADGIEDFASTAHVARLLDAPVLLVVDAAAQARSVAALVHGFATFDPAVRIGGVVLNRVGSDRHEQILRDALAGLGVPVLGAIRREDKVSTPSRHLGLVPVAERATEAVDAVAAMGDLVARTCDLEAICAMAATAPRMSATPWDPHLALGPTPRGRLGRRPRIAIAGGPAFTFSYAEHVELLVAAGADVVTIDPLRDESLPTGTTAFVVGGGFPEIHAAALSENERLRKDVADLAASGGVVVAECAGLLYLARELDAVPMCGVLDVSAVMTPRLTLGYREAVAAADSVLCRAGTRLRGHEFHRTVCEPAAGADGTRPAWTVRPSTGGSGVAEGHTTGNVHASYLHLHWAGRPRLARRIVEAARRVDPRRLARP, encoded by the coding sequence GTGAGCCCTCGTCTTCCGGTCCCCGGCGGTCCGCCGCGCCTGGTCGTCGCGGCTCCCGCCAGCGGACACGGCAAGACCACGGTCGCGACCGGCCTGATCGCCGCGCTGCGGGCGCGGGGTCTGCGCGTCTCGCCGCACAAGGTCGGCCCGGACTACATCGATCCCGGCTACCACGCCCTGGCCGCGGGCCGCCCCGCGCGCAACCTCGACGCCTGGATGACCTCGCCGGAGGTGATCGCGCCGCTGTTCCTGCACGGAGCCGCGGACGCCGACATCGCCGTCGTCGAGGGCGTCATGGGCCTGTTCGACGGCGTGACCGGCGGGGCGGACGGGATCGAGGACTTCGCCTCGACCGCGCACGTCGCCCGTCTGCTGGACGCTCCCGTCCTGCTCGTCGTCGACGCCGCCGCGCAGGCCCGTTCGGTGGCCGCGCTGGTCCACGGCTTCGCGACGTTCGACCCGGCCGTCCGCATCGGTGGGGTCGTGCTCAACCGCGTCGGCTCCGACCGGCACGAGCAGATCCTGCGGGACGCGCTCGCCGGGCTCGGTGTCCCGGTTCTGGGGGCGATCCGCCGCGAGGACAAGGTCTCGACGCCGTCCCGGCACCTCGGGCTGGTCCCGGTGGCCGAGCGCGCCACGGAGGCCGTCGACGCCGTCGCGGCGATGGGCGACCTCGTCGCCCGCACCTGTGACCTCGAAGCGATCTGCGCGATGGCCGCGACCGCGCCCCGGATGTCCGCGACACCGTGGGATCCGCACCTCGCGCTCGGCCCGACGCCCCGTGGCCGGCTCGGCCGCCGCCCGCGCATCGCGATCGCCGGCGGGCCGGCGTTCACCTTCAGCTACGCCGAGCACGTCGAGCTGCTCGTCGCCGCCGGCGCCGACGTCGTCACGATCGATCCGCTGCGCGACGAGTCGCTGCCGACCGGCACGACCGCGTTCGTCGTCGGGGGCGGGTTCCCCGAGATCCACGCGGCCGCGCTGTCGGAGAACGAGCGGCTGCGCAAGGACGTGGCCGACCTCGCGGCCTCCGGCGGTGTCGTCGTCGCCGAGTGCGCCGGGCTGCTCTACCTCGCGCGTGAGCTCGACGCGGTCCCCATGTGCGGCGTGCTCGACGTCTCCGCGGTGATGACGCCCCGCCTGACGCTCGGCTACCGGGAGGCCGTCGCCGCGGCCGACTCGGTGCTGTGCCGGGCGGGTACGCGCCTCCGCGGGCACGAGTTCCACCGCACCGTGTGCGAGCCGGCCGCGGGCGCCGACGGGACCCGGCCGGCCTGGACCGTTCGCCCGTCCACGGGTGGGTCCGGCGTCGCCGAGGGCCACACGACCGGCAACGTGCACGCCTCCTACCTGCACCTGCACTGGGCGGGCCGGCCGCGGCTGGCCCGGCGCATCGTCGAGGCCGCGCGCCGTGTCGACCCGCGGCGGCTCGCCCGGCCGTGA
- the cobC gene encoding Rv2231c family pyridoxal phosphate-dependent protein CobC yields the protein MSEFDLHHHGDDELAPGLVDLAVNVRPGTPPEWLRTRLAESLADLAAYPKPDAARKAVAARHGRSPAEVLLTAGAAEAFTLIARALTPRRAVVVHPQFTEPEAALRAAGHPVERVLLRSENDFTLDPAAVPPDADLVVVGNPTNPTSVLHPAATLATLARPGRVLVVDEAFMDAIPGETETLATAALPGLVVLRSLTKTWGLAGLRIGYCLAPPDLVSAFARVQPHWSVSAPALVAAEVTSTPAALLEAAGAAREVAVDRGYLQRRLRSLGLRVVGDPRGPFVLVAVPDGETVRAGLRAAGFAVRRGDSFPGLGPDWLRIAVRDAATTDALVTAWADLGRRG from the coding sequence GTGAGCGAGTTCGACCTCCACCACCACGGCGACGACGAGCTCGCTCCGGGCCTGGTGGACCTGGCCGTCAACGTCCGGCCCGGGACCCCGCCGGAGTGGCTGCGGACCCGGCTCGCGGAGTCCCTCGCCGACCTCGCCGCCTACCCCAAGCCCGACGCGGCGCGGAAGGCGGTCGCGGCCCGGCACGGACGGTCGCCCGCCGAGGTGCTGCTCACCGCGGGTGCGGCCGAGGCGTTCACGCTGATCGCCCGGGCCCTGACCCCGCGCCGCGCGGTCGTGGTGCACCCGCAGTTCACCGAGCCCGAGGCCGCGCTCCGCGCCGCCGGGCACCCGGTGGAGCGGGTGCTGCTGCGCTCCGAGAACGACTTCACCCTCGACCCCGCGGCGGTCCCGCCGGACGCGGACCTCGTGGTCGTTGGCAACCCGACGAACCCGACCTCGGTGCTGCACCCCGCCGCCACCCTCGCGACGCTGGCCCGGCCCGGGCGGGTGCTCGTCGTCGACGAGGCGTTCATGGACGCGATCCCGGGGGAGACCGAGACCCTCGCCACCGCCGCTCTGCCCGGGCTCGTCGTGCTCCGCAGCCTGACGAAGACCTGGGGCCTGGCCGGCCTGCGCATCGGCTACTGCCTGGCGCCGCCGGACCTCGTCTCCGCGTTCGCGCGCGTCCAGCCGCACTGGTCGGTGAGCGCACCGGCGCTGGTCGCCGCCGAGGTCACCAGCACGCCCGCCGCGCTCCTGGAGGCGGCCGGCGCCGCGCGGGAGGTCGCAGTCGACCGCGGCTACCTGCAGCGCCGCCTGCGGAGCCTGGGCCTGCGGGTGGTCGGCGACCCGCGGGGGCCGTTCGTCCTCGTCGCGGTGCCGGACGGCGAGACCGTCCGCGCCGGCCTCCGTGCCGCCGGCTTCGCCGTGCGCCGGGGCGACTCCTTCCCCGGCCTCGGGCCGGACTGGCTGCGCATCGCGGTCCGCGACGCCGCCACCACCGACGCCCTCGTCACCGCCTGGGCCGACCTCGGTCGTCGCGGATGA
- a CDS encoding serine/threonine-protein kinase has translation MALDGAVPNLPEVPGIPGLRDFTVIGRGAFAVVYRARQEALDRDVAVKVSTVDVGPSAAERAAGSRRFVHESVALGRLSGHPHVLAVHATGTLDDGRPYLVLDYALRGTLHDHILRYGPLPWHQAARMGIQLAGALESAHRRGVLHRDVKPQNVLLSDTGAPLLADFGSALADALPDALPDALSNTDDGEGDAPVEPVRVVGSVPYCAPEVLDGSPATALSDVYSLAATIFFLVAGVPPFVAAPDETLAGLYLRIARDLPPVAPSSPDGLVRLLDAALAKDPAHRPGGALSFAIGLTDVLSAARRSAADLVVVPRPAAVRALSAGAGLEGRTGARRAVTPDPNAETADLSELAARWRGVRLPAARDRRSFSS, from the coding sequence GTGGCGTTGGACGGCGCGGTGCCGAACCTTCCTGAGGTTCCGGGCATCCCTGGACTGCGCGACTTCACCGTGATCGGGCGCGGCGCGTTCGCGGTCGTCTACCGCGCGCGTCAGGAGGCGCTGGACCGCGACGTCGCGGTGAAGGTCTCCACCGTCGACGTGGGTCCGAGCGCCGCCGAGCGGGCCGCGGGATCGCGCCGGTTCGTACACGAATCCGTCGCGCTGGGAAGGCTTTCCGGGCATCCGCACGTGCTGGCGGTGCACGCGACCGGGACGCTGGACGACGGTCGTCCCTATCTCGTCCTGGACTACGCGCTGCGCGGCACGCTGCACGATCACATCCTGCGCTACGGCCCGCTGCCGTGGCACCAGGCGGCGCGGATGGGCATCCAGCTCGCCGGTGCGCTCGAGTCCGCCCACCGCCGCGGAGTGCTGCATCGCGACGTCAAACCGCAGAACGTCCTGCTCTCCGACACGGGAGCACCGTTGCTCGCCGACTTCGGTTCGGCGCTGGCCGATGCGCTGCCGGACGCGCTTCCGGACGCGCTGTCGAACACGGACGACGGCGAGGGTGATGCACCGGTCGAGCCGGTCCGCGTCGTCGGGTCGGTGCCGTACTGCGCGCCCGAGGTGCTCGACGGATCCCCGGCGACAGCGCTTTCTGACGTGTACTCACTGGCGGCCACGATCTTCTTCCTGGTCGCGGGCGTCCCGCCGTTCGTCGCCGCGCCGGACGAGACCCTGGCGGGTCTCTACCTGCGAATCGCGCGGGATCTCCCGCCCGTGGCCCCGTCGTCGCCGGACGGCCTCGTGCGTCTGCTCGACGCGGCGCTGGCGAAGGACCCGGCCCACCGCCCCGGCGGTGCGTTGTCGTTCGCGATCGGTCTCACCGATGTTCTCTCCGCGGCGCGCCGCAGCGCCGCGGACCTGGTCGTCGTACCGCGGCCCGCTGCGGTACGCGCTCTCTCGGCGGGCGCCGGCCTGGAGGGGAGGACCGGCGCCCGCCGAGCAGTGACACCCGACCCGAACGCCGAGACCGCCGACCTGTCCGAACTCGCGGCCCGCTGGCGCGGTGTCCGCCTCCCGGCCGCCCGCGACCGTCGCTCCTTCTCGTCCTGA
- a CDS encoding CAP domain-containing protein, which translates to MNRRRTAPGRVLVVAFLAATGLVAYAAPGLAAEAGPTPPLTAVAATPAEPAQPAARTGDDPDDEPSGGGWRGTREDEDSDGDSREEEYDSAGSSDADERYVVDGEKKSSKAKSTRITTKKKKDSKKSAKAKQAAKKKAAKKAAAKKAKQKAAAKKKREQALKAARAAQQREQQRRARADDGDSGGSIDSMRQAILDLTNRARASAGCGRLRYSTQLERSAQAHANDMAKHNYMSHTSRSGKNSDQRIRATGFNGDKTGENLANGFSSPESVFKAWMNSPSHRRNILDCKFKILGVGYVGSGGYWVQHFGG; encoded by the coding sequence ATGAATCGACGCAGAACCGCGCCGGGACGGGTCCTGGTCGTCGCGTTCCTCGCCGCCACCGGCCTGGTTGCCTACGCCGCACCCGGTCTCGCCGCCGAGGCCGGGCCCACGCCACCGCTGACCGCCGTCGCGGCCACACCGGCGGAACCGGCTCAGCCGGCCGCGCGGACCGGGGACGACCCGGACGACGAGCCGTCGGGGGGCGGCTGGCGCGGGACCCGTGAGGACGAGGACAGCGACGGCGACTCCCGTGAGGAGGAGTACGACTCCGCCGGGTCGTCCGACGCCGACGAGCGGTACGTCGTCGACGGGGAGAAGAAGTCGAGCAAGGCCAAGAGCACGAGGATCACGACCAAGAAGAAGAAGGACAGCAAGAAGTCCGCCAAGGCCAAGCAGGCGGCGAAGAAGAAGGCCGCCAAGAAGGCCGCCGCCAAGAAGGCGAAGCAGAAGGCCGCCGCCAAGAAGAAGCGCGAGCAGGCGCTCAAGGCCGCGCGGGCCGCGCAGCAGCGCGAGCAGCAGCGCCGGGCTCGGGCCGACGACGGCGACTCGGGCGGGTCGATCGACTCGATGCGGCAGGCGATCCTCGACCTGACCAACCGCGCGCGGGCCTCCGCCGGTTGCGGGCGGCTGCGGTACAGCACGCAGCTCGAGCGGTCCGCCCAGGCCCACGCCAACGACATGGCCAAGCACAACTACATGTCGCACACCTCGCGCAGCGGGAAGAACTCCGACCAGCGCATCCGGGCGACGGGCTTCAACGGCGACAAGACCGGGGAGAACCTCGCGAACGGGTTCTCCTCCCCCGAGTCCGTCTTCAAGGCGTGGATGAACTCACCCAGCCACCGACGGAACATCCTCGACTGCAAGTTCAAGATCCTGGGCGTGGGCTACGTCGGCTCCGGCGGCTACTGGGTCCAGCACTTCGGGGGCTGA
- the cobT gene encoding nicotinate-nucleotide--dimethylbenzimidazole phosphoribosyltransferase — MSADADPGFGAAARAAVYDVIAARRDVRTGFRPDPVADEVLTRVLAAAHAAPSVGFSQPWDFLVIRSPQTRERLHALATAARDAYAASLPTARARAFAKLRVEAIREAPVGIVVTCDPTRGGRHTLGRHSQPQTAAHSVAGAVQNLWLAARAEGLGVGWVSFFDAAALAAELRLPAHLELVAYLCLGHVDAFADEPELAAAGWAHRRPLGWAVHSEEFGRRGLPGEEPMDLLAQTLAQLAPPHGAAVDAARDRQDRMTKPQGALGVLEDVSVQLAGLAGECPPPLPEPAAVAVFAADHGVHAQGVTPWPQEVTAQMVANFLAGGAVVNAFAAQVGAEVAVVDVGVAAELPTVPGLLPRKVRPGTADLTQGQAMTRAEAVAAVEIGIEVARDLVAAGNRCLITGDMGIANTTASAALIAAFTGVDPAVVTGRGTGIDDAMHAHKVEIVRTALERHRPDPADPVAVLAAVGGLEHAALAGFLLAASALRVPVILDGVIAGAAALVAAALHPDASVAWLAGHRSAEPGHAVALDALGLRPLVALDLRLGEGTGALLALPLVQSAARALAEVATFDSAGVTEK, encoded by the coding sequence ATGAGCGCGGACGCGGACCCCGGGTTCGGGGCGGCGGCGCGGGCGGCGGTCTACGACGTCATCGCCGCACGCCGGGACGTCCGCACCGGCTTCCGGCCGGACCCGGTCGCCGACGAGGTGCTGACGCGCGTGTTGGCGGCGGCCCACGCGGCACCGAGCGTCGGGTTCTCCCAGCCCTGGGACTTCCTCGTGATCCGCTCGCCGCAGACGCGCGAACGGCTGCACGCGTTGGCGACGGCGGCCCGGGACGCCTACGCGGCCTCGCTGCCGACCGCGCGCGCCCGCGCCTTCGCGAAGCTCCGCGTGGAGGCGATCCGCGAGGCGCCGGTCGGGATCGTCGTCACCTGCGACCCGACGCGGGGCGGCCGCCACACCCTCGGCCGCCACAGCCAGCCGCAGACCGCGGCGCACTCGGTCGCGGGGGCCGTGCAGAACCTCTGGCTGGCCGCGCGAGCCGAGGGCCTGGGGGTGGGCTGGGTCAGCTTCTTCGACGCGGCGGCGCTCGCCGCCGAGCTGCGCCTGCCCGCCCACCTGGAGCTCGTCGCGTACCTCTGCCTGGGGCACGTGGACGCCTTCGCGGACGAGCCCGAACTGGCCGCGGCGGGCTGGGCGCACCGCCGCCCGCTGGGCTGGGCGGTCCATTCGGAAGAATTCGGCCGGCGAGGCCTACCCGGGGAGGAACCGATGGACCTGCTGGCGCAGACGCTGGCGCAACTCGCGCCGCCGCACGGCGCCGCGGTCGACGCGGCCCGGGACCGCCAGGACCGGATGACCAAGCCGCAGGGCGCACTCGGCGTCCTGGAGGACGTCTCGGTCCAGCTCGCGGGCCTGGCGGGGGAGTGCCCGCCCCCGTTGCCGGAGCCGGCGGCCGTCGCGGTGTTCGCCGCCGACCACGGCGTGCACGCCCAGGGCGTCACGCCGTGGCCGCAGGAGGTCACGGCGCAGATGGTCGCCAACTTCCTCGCCGGCGGGGCGGTCGTCAACGCCTTCGCGGCGCAGGTGGGGGCCGAGGTCGCCGTCGTGGACGTCGGTGTCGCCGCGGAGCTGCCGACCGTGCCGGGCCTGCTGCCACGCAAGGTTCGTCCGGGTACCGCTGATCTGACGCAGGGTCAGGCCATGACCCGCGCGGAGGCGGTCGCGGCCGTCGAGATCGGCATCGAGGTCGCGCGCGACCTGGTGGCGGCCGGCAACCGCTGCCTGATCACCGGCGACATGGGCATCGCCAACACCACCGCCTCCGCCGCGTTGATCGCGGCGTTCACCGGCGTCGACCCGGCAGTGGTCACCGGCCGGGGCACCGGGATCGACGACGCGATGCACGCGCACAAGGTCGAGATCGTCCGCACGGCGCTGGAGCGGCACCGCCCGGACCCGGCCGACCCCGTGGCCGTGCTCGCCGCCGTCGGTGGGCTCGAGCACGCCGCTCTCGCCGGGTTCCTGCTCGCGGCGTCGGCGCTGCGCGTGCCGGTGATCCTCGACGGTGTCATCGCCGGTGCCGCCGCGCTGGTGGCTGCGGCACTGCATCCGGACGCGTCGGTCGCGTGGCTCGCGGGCCACCGTTCCGCCGAACCGGGTCACGCCGTCGCACTCGACGCGCTCGGCCTGCGGCCGCTGGTCGCGCTCGACCTGCGGCTGGGGGAGGGCACCGGGGCGCTGCTCGCGCTGCCGCTGGTGCAGTCCGCGGCGCGGGCGCTCGCTGAGGTCGCGACCTTCGACTCCGCCGGGGTGACCGAGAAGTGA
- the cobO gene encoding cob(I)yrinic acid a,c-diamide adenosyltransferase, which translates to MPQGVPTTVPADGLTTRQRRNRPLVIVHTGEMKGKSTAAFGLALRGWNQGWSIGVFQFVKSAKWKVGEEEAFRALGRLHEQTGEGGPVEWHKMGVGWSWTRKAGSEEDHAADAAEGWAEIRRRIAAETHTLYVLDEFTYPMHWGWVDVDDVVETLANRPGHQHVVITGRYAPPALLEAADLVTEMTKIKHPMDAGQKGQRGIEW; encoded by the coding sequence ATGCCGCAAGGAGTACCGACCACCGTCCCCGCCGACGGTCTGACGACCCGTCAGCGCCGGAACCGGCCGCTGGTGATCGTCCACACCGGCGAGATGAAGGGGAAGTCGACCGCCGCCTTCGGTCTCGCGCTGCGCGGCTGGAACCAGGGCTGGTCGATCGGGGTCTTCCAGTTCGTCAAGAGCGCGAAGTGGAAGGTCGGCGAGGAGGAGGCCTTCCGCGCGCTCGGCCGGCTGCACGAGCAGACCGGCGAGGGCGGACCGGTCGAGTGGCACAAGATGGGCGTGGGCTGGTCCTGGACGCGCAAGGCCGGGTCCGAGGAGGACCACGCCGCCGACGCTGCCGAGGGCTGGGCCGAGATTCGGCGCCGCATCGCGGCCGAGACCCACACCCTCTACGTCCTCGACGAGTTCACCTACCCGATGCACTGGGGCTGGGTGGACGTCGACGACGTCGTCGAGACCCTGGCGAACCGGCCCGGGCACCAGCACGTCGTCATCACCGGCCGGTACGCCCCGCCGGCGTTGCTCGAGGCCGCGGACCTCGTCACCGAGATGACCAAGATCAAGCACCCCATGGACGCCGGGCAAAAGGGGCAGCGCGGGATCGAGTGGTGA